The proteins below are encoded in one region of Coffea arabica cultivar ET-39 chromosome 4c, Coffea Arabica ET-39 HiFi, whole genome shotgun sequence:
- the LOC113739753 gene encoding dehydrogenase/reductase SDR family member FEY: MASASASAAVTLTARGKAINGADDNEKLNKDEKKQDNMNQKENVKKKKEALGWMEWLRGWLYIVYEMLFQRIMASHLANPMPLAPINDLTFIVTGSTSGIGREIARQLAEAGGHVVMAVRNTNAAHDLIRKWQEDWTGRGLPLNIEVMELDLLSLESVVRFAEAYNARLGPLHALINNAGIFSIGEPQKFSKDGYEQHMQVNHLAPALLSILLLPSLLRGSSSRIVNVNSVMHYVGFVDTEDMNVTSGKRKYTSLVGYCGSKLAEVMFSSVLHKRLPAEAGISVICVSPGIVQTNVARDLPRIVQAAYRLIPYFIFSAEEGSRSALFAATDPQVPEYCEMLKADEWPVSAFISQDCRPTNPSEESHNVETAYRVWEKTLELIGLPLDAIERLLEGEEVECRYRASKE, encoded by the exons ATGGCGTCGGCGTCGGCGTCGGCGGCTGTGACCTTGACGGCGAGAGGCAAAGCTATTAACGGAGCAGACGACAACGAGAAGCTGAATAAAGATGAGAAGAAGCAGGACAACATGAATCAGAAAGAGAatgtgaagaagaagaaagaggcgTTAGGATGGATGGAATGGTTGAGAGGATGGTTGTATATAGTCTACGAGATGCTGTTTCAGAGGATTATGGCCAGTCACTTAGCTAATCCGATGCCTCTTGCTCCAATTAACGATCTCACCTTCATCGTCACTGGCTCCACCAGCGGCATTGGCCGTGAAATCGCGCGCCAATTGGCCGAAGCCGGCGGTCATGTAGTAATGGCCGTCAGAAATACAAACGCTGCTCATGACCTAATTCGCAAATGGCAAGAGGATTGGACCGGCCGCGGCCTACCGTTGAATATTGAG GTGATGGAGCTGGATCTTCTGTCGTTGGAATCTGTAGTAAGATTTGCGGAAGCATATAATGCACGATTGGGGCCTTTACACGCGCTAATCAATAATGCTGGCATATTTTCCATTGGAG AGCCACAGAAATTTTCAAAAGATGGGTATGAGCAGCACATGCAAGTGAATCACCTAGCTCCTGCATTATTGTCTATCTTGCTTTTGCCATCCCTACTTAGAGGCTCTTCAAGCCGAATTGTCAATGTGAATTCTGTT ATGCATTATGTCGGATTTGTTGATACCGAGGATATGAATGTTACATCTGGAAAAAGGAAGTACACTAGTTTAGTTGGATATTGTGGCAGCAAATTGGCAGAG GTGATGTTCAGTAGTGTGCTACATAAGCGGCTGCCTGCTGAAGCTGGGATAAGCGTAATATGTGTATCACCTGGAATAGTTCAAACCAATGTG GCCAGGGACCTCCCGAGGATTGTCCAGGCTGCTTATCGCCTGATTCCTTATTTTATATTCAGTGCTGAAGAAG GTTCTAGAAGTGCCCTGTTTGCAGCTACAGATCCCCAAGTTCCCGAGTACTGTGAGATGTTAAAAGCAGATGAGTGGCCAGTCTCTGCTTTTATTTCTCAAGATTGTCGTCCAACAAATCCTTCCGAAGAATCACATAATGTTGAAACTGCTTACAGAGTCTGGGAGAAGACATTGGAACTCATTGGCCTTCCATTGGATGCCATAGAGAGACTTCTAGAAGGGGAAGAAGTTGAATGCAGATACAGGGCTTCAAAGGAGTAG